The following coding sequences lie in one Benincasa hispida cultivar B227 chromosome 6, ASM972705v1, whole genome shotgun sequence genomic window:
- the LOC120079965 gene encoding RNA polymerase II C-terminal domain phosphatase-like 4 isoform X1 — translation MSLATNSPAHSSSSDDFAAFLDVALDSHSSDSSPYEKAEGDNNAESERIKRRKVEKLENSEEDILYGVEEQSSEAISKQQLCSHPGSFGNMCIICGQRLDEESGVTFGYIHKGLRLNNDEINRLRNIDMKSLLLHKKLILVLDLDHTLLNSTQLGHLTPEEEYLRSQTDSLDDVTKGSLFLLNSVHTMTKLRPFVHSFLKEANQLFEMYIYTMGERAYAFEMAKLLDPKKEYFNGKVISRDDGTQKHQKGLDVVLGQESAVLILDDTENAWPKHKKNLILMERYHFFASSCHQFGFNCKSLSELKSDESETDGALATILKVLKQVHSVFFNELSDDLVDRDVRQILKTVRSKVLEGCKVVFSRVFPTKFQADNHHLWKMVEQLGGTCSTELDQSVTHVVSMDAGTEKSRWALKEEKFLVHPRWIEASNYFWKRQSEENFPVEQTKKQ, via the exons ACTCATCAAGCAGTGATGATTTTGCTGCGTTTCTTGATGTAGCTCTAGATTCCCATTCGTCTGATTCATCACCCTATGAAAAGGCCGAGGGTGACAATAATGCCGAAAGTGAGAG GATAAAGCGCCGTAAGGTGGAGAAACTGGAAAACTCAGAGGAGGATATTCTGTATGGAGTTGAAGAGCAAAGTTCAG AAGCAATATCAAAGCAACAATTATGCAGTCATCCTGGTTCATTTGGAAATATGTGTATCATATGTGGGCAAAGGTTGGATGAGGAATCTGGCGTGACATTTGGGTATATACATAAG GGACTCAGACTAAATAATGATGAAATTAATCGGCTGCGTAACATAGACATGAAGAGCTTATTGCTGCATAAAAAGCTTATCCTGGTTCTTGATCTGGATCACACACTATTAAACTCAACTCAACTAGGGCATTTGACACCTGAAGAGGAGTATTTAAGGAGTCAAACAGATTCTCTAGATG ATGTCACGAAAGGAAGCCTTTTCCTATTGAACTCTGTTCATACAATGACAAAATTGAGGCCATTTGTCCATTCATTTTTGAAAGAAGCTAATCAACTGTTCGAAATGTATATATACACTATGGGGGAGCGAGCATATGCCTTCGAAATGGCAAAGTTGCTGGACCCCAAGAAGGAGTACTTTAATGGAAAAGTTATTTCTCGGGATGATGGCACTCAAAAGCATCAAAAAGGTCTTGATGTGGTGCTGGGTCAGGAAAGTGCTGTTCTGATCCTCGATGATACTGAAAAT GCATGgccaaaacataaaaaaaacttgatatTGATGGAGAGATATCACTTTTTTGCTTCAAGTTGTCACCAATTTGGCTTCAATTGTAAATCTCTATCTGAGTTGAAGAGTGACGAGAGTGAAACTGATGGGGCACTGGCAACCATCCTGAAAGTTCTGAAGCAAGTCCATAGTGTATTCTTTAAC GAATTATCGGATGATTTGGTTGACAGAGATGTGAGGCAG ATACTGAAGACAGTTCGGAGCAAAGTTCTCGAGGGATGCAAAGTCGTCTTCAGCCGGGTCTTTCCTACCAAATTTCAGGCTGATAACCATCACCTATGGAAGATGGTAGAGCAGTTGGGAGGCACTTGCTCGACCGAACTCGACCAATCTGTGACACATGTGGTCTCAATGGATGCTGGAACGGAGAAGTCACGTTGGGCTTTGAAAGAGGAGAAGTTTCTGGTCCATCCACGGTGGATAGAAGCATCGAACTACTTCTGGAAACGGCAATCGGAAGAAAACTTTCCCGTTGAGCAAACCAAGAAACAATGA
- the LOC120079965 gene encoding RNA polymerase II C-terminal domain phosphatase-like 4 isoform X2, producing MCIICGQRLDEESGVTFGYIHKGLRLNNDEINRLRNIDMKSLLLHKKLILVLDLDHTLLNSTQLGHLTPEEEYLRSQTDSLDDVTKGSLFLLNSVHTMTKLRPFVHSFLKEANQLFEMYIYTMGERAYAFEMAKLLDPKKEYFNGKVISRDDGTQKHQKGLDVVLGQESAVLILDDTENAWPKHKKNLILMERYHFFASSCHQFGFNCKSLSELKSDESETDGALATILKVLKQVHSVFFNELSDDLVDRDVRQILKTVRSKVLEGCKVVFSRVFPTKFQADNHHLWKMVEQLGGTCSTELDQSVTHVVSMDAGTEKSRWALKEEKFLVHPRWIEASNYFWKRQSEENFPVEQTKKQ from the exons ATGTGTATCATATGTGGGCAAAGGTTGGATGAGGAATCTGGCGTGACATTTGGGTATATACATAAG GGACTCAGACTAAATAATGATGAAATTAATCGGCTGCGTAACATAGACATGAAGAGCTTATTGCTGCATAAAAAGCTTATCCTGGTTCTTGATCTGGATCACACACTATTAAACTCAACTCAACTAGGGCATTTGACACCTGAAGAGGAGTATTTAAGGAGTCAAACAGATTCTCTAGATG ATGTCACGAAAGGAAGCCTTTTCCTATTGAACTCTGTTCATACAATGACAAAATTGAGGCCATTTGTCCATTCATTTTTGAAAGAAGCTAATCAACTGTTCGAAATGTATATATACACTATGGGGGAGCGAGCATATGCCTTCGAAATGGCAAAGTTGCTGGACCCCAAGAAGGAGTACTTTAATGGAAAAGTTATTTCTCGGGATGATGGCACTCAAAAGCATCAAAAAGGTCTTGATGTGGTGCTGGGTCAGGAAAGTGCTGTTCTGATCCTCGATGATACTGAAAAT GCATGgccaaaacataaaaaaaacttgatatTGATGGAGAGATATCACTTTTTTGCTTCAAGTTGTCACCAATTTGGCTTCAATTGTAAATCTCTATCTGAGTTGAAGAGTGACGAGAGTGAAACTGATGGGGCACTGGCAACCATCCTGAAAGTTCTGAAGCAAGTCCATAGTGTATTCTTTAAC GAATTATCGGATGATTTGGTTGACAGAGATGTGAGGCAG ATACTGAAGACAGTTCGGAGCAAAGTTCTCGAGGGATGCAAAGTCGTCTTCAGCCGGGTCTTTCCTACCAAATTTCAGGCTGATAACCATCACCTATGGAAGATGGTAGAGCAGTTGGGAGGCACTTGCTCGACCGAACTCGACCAATCTGTGACACATGTGGTCTCAATGGATGCTGGAACGGAGAAGTCACGTTGGGCTTTGAAAGAGGAGAAGTTTCTGGTCCATCCACGGTGGATAGAAGCATCGAACTACTTCTGGAAACGGCAATCGGAAGAAAACTTTCCCGTTGAGCAAACCAAGAAACAATGA